The Streptomyces sp. TLI_105 DNA segment GCGAAGACCGTCACCGTCCCCGTCGACTCCGCCGACTTCCGCGCGCTGTACGGGGGTCAGGGCGCCGTCGCGGCTTCCCGGGGCGAGGTGACCGTCACCGTCCCGGCCCTCTCCTCCCTGGTCCTCAAGGCCGGTGCCCCGCTGCCCGCCCCGGCGACCGGGCCCACCGTGTCCCTGAAGGCCCCGGCCGCCGGTTCCACCGGCACCGTCGAACTCTCCGCCGACGTCACCGGAGACGGCCTCGACCGGGTCGTCTTCGCCGCCCAGGTCGGCGACGGCCGCTGGCAGACCCTCGGCACCGCCGACCACGCCCCCTACAAGGTCACCCAGCACGTCACCGCCCCCGCCGGCACCGCCCTGCGCTACAAGGCCGTCGTCGTGGACGGCGCGGGCCGCACCGCGAGCGCCCTCGCCGCCACCACCGCCGGCGCGCCCCCGGCCCCCGAGAAGCCGGTCGCCGTCGAGCGCCCCTACGCCGTCGTGCACTACCGGCGCGAGGACGGGAACTACGACGGCTGGAAGCTGAGGGCCGCCGGCCAGGACGCCGTCTTCACCGGCCGCGACGCCTTCGGCGCCTTCGCCTGGGTCAAGGTCCCCGAGGGCGCCTCCACCGTCACGTACACCGTCGAGAAGGACGCCGCCGCCGACGGACCGCAGCGCAGCATCAACCTCGGTCGCACCGGCGAGGTCTGGATCACGCAGGGCGCCGACGGCCAGTCCGACACGAACCCGGCCCCCGCCGCCCCGGACAAGACCAAGGCCGTCATCCACTACCAGCGGGCCGACGGGAACTACGACGGCTGGGGCCTCCACACCTGGACCGGCGCCGCCCGGCCCACCGACTGGTCCAAGCCCCTCATGCCCGTCCGCACCGACGCGTACGGCGCGGTCTACGAGGTCCCCCTCGCCGAGGGCGCGAGCTCCCTCTCGTACATCCTCCACAAGGGCGACGAGAAGGACCTGCCCACCGACCAGTCCCTCGACCTCGCCACCTACGGCCACGAGGTCTGGCTGCTCTCCGGACAGCCCGCGTACCTCCTCCCGACCGTCGGCGGCACCCCGAACCTCGACCTCGGCAAGGCCGAGGCCCAGTGGATCGACCGGAACACCGTCGTCTGGAAGGTGAAGACCACCGACGCCACCAGCCAGCAGCTGGTGTACGCGAAGGACGGCGGGATCACCGTCACCGACGGCGCCCTGAACACCGAGGGCCGGTGGCTCCGCCTCACCCCGGGAAGCCTCACCGACGCCCAGAAGGCCACGCACCCCCACCTCAAGGACTACCCGGCCTTCACCGTCGACCCGCGCGACGCCGACCGCGTCCGGGACTCCCTGCGCGGCCAGCTGATCGCCACCCAGCGCGCCGCCAACGGCGCCCTGCTCGCCGCCACCGGCGTCCAGACCGCCGGCGTCCTCGACGACCTGTACGCGGCGAAGGCCACGAAGGCGGACCTCGGCCCGGTCTTCCACGGCGGCCGCCCCACCCTCTCCCTGTGGGCCCCCACCGCACAGTCCGTCTCCCTCGAACTCGACGGGAAGACCCTGCCCATGCGGCGCGACCCCGCCTCCGGCGTCTGGTCCGTCACCGGCCCCCGGACCTGGGCGGGCAAGCCCTACCGGTACGTCGTGAAGGTCTGGGCCCCGAGCGTGCGGAAGGTCGTCGAGAACCGGGTCACCGACCCCTACTCCACCGCCCTCACCACCGACTCCGCCCGCAGCCTCGTCGTCGACCTCGCCGACCCGAGGCTCGCCCCCGCCGGCTGGAAGACCCTGAAGAAGCCCGCCGCCGTGCCGCTGCGGGACGCCCAGATCCAGGAACTCCACATCCGGGACTTCTCGATCGCCGACCCCACGGCGAAGGCCGGCCACCAGGGCACCTACCTCGCCTTCACCGACAAGGACAGCAAGGGCTCACGGCACCTCCGCGACCTCGCCGCCTCCGGCACCTCCTACGTCCACCTCCTCCCGGCCTTCGACCTCGGCACCGTCCCCGAGAAGAAGTCCGACCGGACCACCCCCGCCTGCGACCTGAAGGTCTACGCCCCCGACTCCGAGGAGCAGCAGGCCTGCGTCACCGCGGCGGCCGCCAAGGACGCCTACAACTGGGGCTACGACCCCCTGCACTACACCGTCCCCGAGGGCTCCTACGCCACCGACCCCGAAGGCACCCGCCGCACGGTCGAGTTCCGGCAGATGGTCCAGGCCCTCAACGGCGACGGACTGCGCACCGTCATGGACGTCGTCTACAACCACACCGTCGCCGCCGGACAGTCCGACAAGTCCGTCCTCGACAGGATCGTCCCCGGCTACTACCAGCGCCTCCAGGCCGACGGCTCCGTCGCCACCTCCACCTGCTGCGCCAACACCGCGCCCGAGAACGCCATGATGGGCAAGCTCGTCGTCGACTCGGTCGTCACCTGGGCCAAGGAGTACAAGGTCGACGGCTTCCGCTTCGACCTCATGGGCCACCACCCGAAGGCCAACATTCTGGCCGTGCGCAAGGCCCTGGACGGCCTGACCGTCGAGAAGGACGGCGTCGACGGCAAGGCGATCGTCCTCTACGGCGAGGGCTGGAACTTCGGCGAGGTCGTCGACGACGCCCGCTTCGTCCAGGCCACCCAGAAGAACATGGCCGGCACCGGTGTCGCCACCTTCTCCGACCGGGCCCGTGACGCCGTGCGCGGCGGCGGCCCCTTCGACGAGGACCCCGGCGTCCAGGGCTTCGCCTCCGGCCTCTACACCGACCCCAACACGTCGGGCGCCAACGGCAGCCCCGAGCAGCAGAAGGCCCGCCTCCTGCACTACCAGGACCTCATCAAGGTCGGCCTGACCGGCAACCTCGCCGGGTTCACCTTCACCGACACCTCAGGGCGCACGGTCAAGGGCTCCGAGGTCGACTACAACGGCGCCCCCGCCGGATACGCCGCCGCCCCCGGCGACGCCCTCGCCTACACCGACGCCCACGACAACGAGTCCCTGTACGACGCGCTCGCCTTCAAGCTGCCGGCGGACACCTCCCCGGCCGACCGCGCCCGCATGCAGGTCCTCGCCATGGCGACGGCCACCCTCTCGCAGGGCCCGGCCCTCTCCCAGGCCGGCTCGGACCTGCTGCGCTCCAAGTCCCTGGACCGCAACTCCTTCGACAGCGGCGACTGGTTCAACGCCATCCACTGGGACTGCCGCGACGGCAACGGCTTCGGCCGCGGCCTGCCGCCGGCCGCCGACAACAAGGCCAAGTGGTCCTACGGCAGGCCCCTGCTCGTGAACCCGGCCCTGACGGTCGGCTGCGCGCAGATCGACGGCGCCTCCGCCGCCTACCGGGACCTGCAGAAGATCCGCACCACCGAGCCGGTGTTCTCCCTGGCCACGACGGACCGCGTCCAGCAGGCCCTGTCCTTCCCGCTCTCCGGCCGCGACGAGACCCTGGGCGTCCTCACCATGCGCCTCGGCGACCTGGTGGTCGTCCTCAACGCGACCCCGAGCGGCACCTCGCAGAAGATCGCCGACCTGGCCGGGAAGGGCTACCGCCTCCACCCGGTCCAGGCCGGCGGCTCCGACACCGTGGTGAAGTCGGCCGCGTACGAGCAGGCCTCGGGTACCTTCACGGTCCCGGCGCGGACGGTGGCGGTCTTCAAGGCCGGGTGAGCGGCCGCTCCAGCAGGGTGACCCCGTACCGGGTCCCGTCGGCGCCGAGCTTCCCCGGCTCCTCGCCGACGACCCGGTAGCCCGCGGCTTCGTAGTACGTACGGAGCCGCGGGTTGCTCGACACGCAGTCGAGCCGTGCGACCGCCCGCCCGCGGGCCGCGATCCGCCCCTCGGCGTGCGCGAGCAGCGCCCGTCCCGTACCGGCGGGCGCTGCCTCCCGGTCGGACATGAGCCGGTGGACGTACCCGGCGACCGGGGGCTGCGGGCCCCAGGCCTGCTCATCCTCCCACCACAGCTCGTACGCGCCCACCGCGCGCCCCTCGTGGGACGCGAGCCACACCTCGCCCCCGGCGATCCGCTCCCGGAAGTGCTCGGCGCTCTTCCCGCCCGGCTTCCACTGGTCGATTCCGTTCCGCACCATCCAGTGGGCGGCCCCGTCGAACAACTCCACCAGAAGGTCGAGATCGCGTTCGTCCGCCTGCCGGAAGGTCACTTGTGCGTTCATGGCACTCACCGTAAAGGTATGGCCAGACGCCCGACATCCCCCTCTTTCCGGCCAGGAGCGCCCCCATGCCGCAGATCACCGTCGACTACTCCGCCCCCCTCGACCGGCGCGGCTTCGCGCTCGCCCTGCACCCGCTCGTCGTGAAGACGGTCGACGCGACGCTCGACGCCTGCAAGACCCGGTTCCGGGAGGTCGAGGAGGTGGTCGTCGGCGGCGGAGGGACCGACGACGTCATCGTCCACGTCGAGATCGCCCTGCTGTCCGGCCGCACGGACGAGGCCAAGGCGCGGCTCTCGGAGGCCGTCCTCCACCTGCTGCCCGCGTACCTCAAGGCCGGCGAGGGAGTCAGACTGTCCGTCGAGGTCCGCGACCTCGAAGCGTCCTACCGCAAGGTCTGATCGGGCACGACGGACGGGGCCTGCGGCACCAGCGCGGCGAGGCGGGCCACCAGATCCCCGAAGGGCCCGTCGGCCGGCTCGTCCGCCAGGATCCGGATGAGGATCTCCGCCATCTCGGCGTCGTACGCGGCGCTCACCGCCGCCAGCGCGGCGAAGTCGTGCACCAGCTGGAGCTCCAGCTCCGCGCGCGGGACCCGGCGGCCGTCCAGCCACAGCAGCGCCGTCGACTCGGCGAGCGACACCCAGGAGCGGACGACCAGTTCGAGCCGGGCGGAGGGCTTCTCGACCGCCAGATGGGCCAGGATCTGCTCGTACGCGGCCTGCCGTACCTCGTCGATCATGGCGTTCGTCGTGGACGAGCCGACGGCGGGCCCGCCGCGCATCAGCGCCGCGAAGCCCGGCCCGTGCTCGTCCACGAAGTCGAAGAACCGGCCCATCACCCGCAGCAGCCGCGCCCCGAGCGGCCCGCGCGGCGGCTCCACGAAGCGGGCCGCCAGCTCGTCCGCAGCCCGCCGCAGCGCCGCCTCGTAGAGGCTCTGCTTGCCGGGGAAGTAGTGGTAGACCAGCGGCCGCGAGATGCCCGCGGCCGCGGCGATCTCGTCGATGGAGACCTCGTCGGGAGAGCGGTGGCCGAAGAGTTCGAGGGCCACCCCGATCAGCTGCTGCTTGCGCTCCTCGACGCCCATCCTGCGGCGCACCCCGGTCGTCATACGAACAGCCTAACCGCGTCCGTTACGCTCCTGCCCCATGAGCGCTTCCGACCAGGACACCCCGACTGCCGAGGCCCCGGAGGCCGACGAGCCCAGGAAGGCCGAAGAGGCCCAGGAGGACCCGGAGTCCCCCGAAGTCCGCGAGAAGTCCGGGGAGTCGGACGAGCCCGGGGAATCGGACGAGCCCGAGGAATCGGACGAGCCCGAGGAGTCGGACGAGCCCGAGGAGTCGGACGGGTCGGACGGGTCTTCGGAGGGCGCCGAAGGAGCCGCGCAGGGCGAGGGGCTCACCCCGAAGCAGGCGCGGCGGCTGCGCGTCGCCGCCGCGTCCGTGCTCCTGGTCGCCCTGGCCGTGGTGCTCGTCATCCGGCTCGCGAGCCGCACGTCCGTCCTGGTCGTCGGCGTGTACGGCCTCGCCATGATCCTCTGCGGGATCGTGATCGAGCTCTCCCGCAACGGTCGCACCCGCCTCGGCACCTGGCTCCTGGCGGGCGGCCTCCTGACCGCGCTGGCCCTGGACTGGCTGGTCCTTCCGTAGGCGTCACAGGTCCAGGACGAGCCGCTTCCCCGCGCAGCGCGAGACGCAGATCAGCATCGAGTCGTCCCGCTCGTCGTCGGTGAGCAGCTCGTCGCGGTGGTCGATCTCGCCCTCCAGGACCCGCTGTCGGCAGGTGCCGCAGAAGCCCTGCCGGCAGGAGTACGCGATGCCGGGCAGCTCCTCGCGGACCGCCGACAGGAGCGACTGGTCGGCCGCCACCGTCAACGTGCGCCCGGAGCGGCGCAGTTCGACCTCGAAGGCGGTGCCGCCGGTCGTCGCGGCGGCCGTGAAGCGCTCCAGGCGCGGCGTCCGGCCCTCCGGCATCGCCGCGCCCACCGCGTCCGCCAGACCGTCGGGCCCGCAGCAGTAGACGGCCGTCCCGTCGGGCAGGTGGGCGAGGAACTCCAGCCCGGGAAAGCCGGATTCGTCCTCGGCGACGACGGTCACGCGCTCGCCCCCCAGCGCCTCGATCTCCGTCAGGTACGGCATGGTGGCCCGGCTCCGCCCGCAGTACACGAGCCGCCAGTCCGCCCCGGCCGCCTCGGCGGCCCGGAGCATCGGCAGGACGGGGGTGATGCCGATGCCGCCGGCGACGAAGACGTACGCGGGGGAGTCGACCAGCGGGAAGCGGTTGCGGGGCCCCCGGATCTCGATCTCCACGCCCTCGTGGAGCTGCTCGTGGACCTCGCGCGAGCCGCCCCGGCCGTCCTCGATGAGGCGGGTGGCCACCGTGTACGCCGACGGGTCGCCCGGGTCGCCGCAGAGCGAGTACTGCCGGACGAGCCCGGAGGGCAGGACGAGGTCGATGTGGGCGCCCGGCTGCCAGGCGGGCAGCCCGGCACCCTCCAGGCGGAGTTCGACGACTCCTTCGGCGGGCGTGGTGCGTCCGGTGACGAGGACCTTGCGCGGGACGGTGCTGCCCCGGCCGTAGCCGGAGACGGGCACGTCGAGGGCGGGCATCGGCCAGAGCGGGGCGGTGCTCATCCGGCTGCGGACGGCGCGGCGGACGAGCAGCGCGGCCCCGGCGACGAGGGCGACGGTGGTGAAGCGGGGCATCAGCGGCCTCCGTTGGCGCCGGGGGAGGAGGCCAGGTAGGCCATGGCCTGCGCGGTGTCGCCCTCCTGGGAGGGGTGGTAGGCGCGGCTGAGGTAGCGGGGTATGGAGCGCAGCATGGCCGG contains these protein-coding regions:
- a CDS encoding PDR/VanB family oxidoreductase, translated to MPRFTTVALVAGAALLVRRAVRSRMSTAPLWPMPALDVPVSGYGRGSTVPRKVLVTGRTTPAEGVVELRLEGAGLPAWQPGAHIDLVLPSGLVRQYSLCGDPGDPSAYTVATRLIEDGRGGSREVHEQLHEGVEIEIRGPRNRFPLVDSPAYVFVAGGIGITPVLPMLRAAEAAGADWRLVYCGRSRATMPYLTEIEALGGERVTVVAEDESGFPGLEFLAHLPDGTAVYCCGPDGLADAVGAAMPEGRTPRLERFTAAATTGGTAFEVELRRSGRTLTVAADQSLLSAVREELPGIAYSCRQGFCGTCRQRVLEGEIDHRDELLTDDERDDSMLICVSRCAGKRLVLDL
- a CDS encoding TetR/AcrR family transcriptional regulator, whose protein sequence is MTTGVRRRMGVEERKQQLIGVALELFGHRSPDEVSIDEIAAAAGISRPLVYHYFPGKQSLYEAALRRAADELAARFVEPPRGPLGARLLRVMGRFFDFVDEHGPGFAALMRGGPAVGSSTTNAMIDEVRQAAYEQILAHLAVEKPSARLELVVRSWVSLAESTALLWLDGRRVPRAELELQLVHDFAALAAVSAAYDAEMAEILIRILADEPADGPFGDLVARLAALVPQAPSVVPDQTLR
- the pulA gene encoding pullulanase-type alpha-1,6-glucosidase, which produces MTRKRTAVALAAALCAALVPAVPATAAPRPPAPPSDRALAAQPARQDLTREQFYFVLPDRFANGDASNDRGGLTGSRLETGFDPTDKGFYQGGDLKGLTERLDYIKGLGTTAIWMAPIFKNRPVQGTGKDASAGYHGYWITDFTQVDPHFGTNEDLEGLIAAAHAKGMKVFFDVITNHTADTVDYAEKKYGYRPKGAYPYLDASGLPFDDRTAIGKVDADSFPYTPTTTGGKVPSWLNDPTMYHNRGDSTWVGESAEYGDFVGLDDLWTERPEVVDGMKRIYEKWVRDFKIDGFRIDTVKHVDLDFWTQWATALDAYAKKQGREDFFMFGEVYSADTAVTSPYVTRGRLDATLDFPFQDAARAFASQGAGADRLAKVFAEDYRYTTDKANAYEQVTFLGNHDMGRIGTFLKQDNPHASDEELVRRDRLANELMFLSRGNPVIYYGDEQGFTGPGGDKDARQTLFASKTADYLDDDQLGTDRTHASDAYDTTHPLYRSIAALSKLTRENPALRDGVQRERYAEGSVYAFTRTDPKTRTEYLVAVNGATTAKTVTVPVDSADFRALYGGQGAVAASRGEVTVTVPALSSLVLKAGAPLPAPATGPTVSLKAPAAGSTGTVELSADVTGDGLDRVVFAAQVGDGRWQTLGTADHAPYKVTQHVTAPAGTALRYKAVVVDGAGRTASALAATTAGAPPAPEKPVAVERPYAVVHYRREDGNYDGWKLRAAGQDAVFTGRDAFGAFAWVKVPEGASTVTYTVEKDAAADGPQRSINLGRTGEVWITQGADGQSDTNPAPAAPDKTKAVIHYQRADGNYDGWGLHTWTGAARPTDWSKPLMPVRTDAYGAVYEVPLAEGASSLSYILHKGDEKDLPTDQSLDLATYGHEVWLLSGQPAYLLPTVGGTPNLDLGKAEAQWIDRNTVVWKVKTTDATSQQLVYAKDGGITVTDGALNTEGRWLRLTPGSLTDAQKATHPHLKDYPAFTVDPRDADRVRDSLRGQLIATQRAANGALLAATGVQTAGVLDDLYAAKATKADLGPVFHGGRPTLSLWAPTAQSVSLELDGKTLPMRRDPASGVWSVTGPRTWAGKPYRYVVKVWAPSVRKVVENRVTDPYSTALTTDSARSLVVDLADPRLAPAGWKTLKKPAAVPLRDAQIQELHIRDFSIADPTAKAGHQGTYLAFTDKDSKGSRHLRDLAASGTSYVHLLPAFDLGTVPEKKSDRTTPACDLKVYAPDSEEQQACVTAAAAKDAYNWGYDPLHYTVPEGSYATDPEGTRRTVEFRQMVQALNGDGLRTVMDVVYNHTVAAGQSDKSVLDRIVPGYYQRLQADGSVATSTCCANTAPENAMMGKLVVDSVVTWAKEYKVDGFRFDLMGHHPKANILAVRKALDGLTVEKDGVDGKAIVLYGEGWNFGEVVDDARFVQATQKNMAGTGVATFSDRARDAVRGGGPFDEDPGVQGFASGLYTDPNTSGANGSPEQQKARLLHYQDLIKVGLTGNLAGFTFTDTSGRTVKGSEVDYNGAPAGYAAAPGDALAYTDAHDNESLYDALAFKLPADTSPADRARMQVLAMATATLSQGPALSQAGSDLLRSKSLDRNSFDSGDWFNAIHWDCRDGNGFGRGLPPAADNKAKWSYGRPLLVNPALTVGCAQIDGASAAYRDLQKIRTTEPVFSLATTDRVQQALSFPLSGRDETLGVLTMRLGDLVVVLNATPSGTSQKIADLAGKGYRLHPVQAGGSDTVVKSAAYEQASGTFTVPARTVAVFKAG
- a CDS encoding 5-carboxymethyl-2-hydroxymuconate Delta-isomerase — translated: MPQITVDYSAPLDRRGFALALHPLVVKTVDATLDACKTRFREVEEVVVGGGGTDDVIVHVEIALLSGRTDEAKARLSEAVLHLLPAYLKAGEGVRLSVEVRDLEASYRKV
- a CDS encoding GNAT family N-acetyltransferase; protein product: MNAQVTFRQADERDLDLLVELFDGAAHWMVRNGIDQWKPGGKSAEHFRERIAGGEVWLASHEGRAVGAYELWWEDEQAWGPQPPVAGYVHRLMSDREAAPAGTGRALLAHAEGRIAARGRAVARLDCVSSNPRLRTYYEAAGYRVVGEEPGKLGADGTRYGVTLLERPLTRP